One part of the Plasmodium berghei ANKA genome assembly, chromosome: 2 genome encodes these proteins:
- a CDS encoding fam-b protein — translation MRVSVLKYVLFSIAICSFEYAKNELYFVNDRGICLERNVINFRNNRILAYIDNQFDLNEFYQSTLSLASQLGDYVEGNKEIAHLRNIIDSHIKKHKGSNTSLDFKNVDSKTKKLINECRKELEELKKKIADKTNGELAIQPILDKKIIKKNGNSSVSEHENFKQLENEGNFLGIDDDNFEDEYNEITSSSNYKKFKIDRKLKKENKKLFKKFMVFMVAHFAIVASGWGYLILLVIPYTISIIKNCWTNFKLSFKKSEI, via the exons ATGAGAGTCAgtgttttaaaatatgttctTTTTTCAATTGCTATTTGTTCTTTTGAATATGCCAAAAAT GAACTATACTTTGTAAACGATAGAGGGATATGCCTTGAAAGGAATGTGATAAACTTTAGAAATAATAGGATATTAGCATATATAGATAACCAATTTgatttaaatgaattttatcAATCAACTTTGAGTCTTGCAAGTCAACTTGGTGATTATGTTGAAGGTAACAAAGAAATAGCACACCTTCGAAATATTATAGATTCACATATAAAGAAACATAAAGGAAGTAACACATCACTTGATTTCAAAAATGTAGATAGtaagacaaaaaaattaattaatgaGTGTCGAAAAGAATtagaagaattaaaaaaaaaaattgctGATAAAACGAATGGTGAATTAGCAATACAACCAATACtggataaaaaaataataaaaaaaaatggaaatagtTCTGTATCAGAACATGAAAACTTTAAACAATTGGAAAACGAAGGAAATTTCTTGGGGATTGACGATGATAATTTTGAAGAcgaatataatgaaattacATCAAGTAGTAATTATAAGAAATTCAAAATTGATCgaaagttaaaaaaagaaaataaaaaattatttaagaAGTTTATGGTGTTTATGGTAGCTCATTTTGCGATAGTAGCATCAGGATGGGGGTACTTAATATTACTAGTTATACCGTATACGATTTCCATAATTAAGAACTGTTGGACAAACTTTAAATTAtcctttaaaaaatcagaaatataa